A portion of the Salinigranum marinum genome contains these proteins:
- a CDS encoding IS1595 family transposase, which yields MIPLDVFSSESLAADLLQQVRWRDGVSCPRCRSDRTVRNGSYGAFQRYLCKDCDRTFNDKTGTIFAHSKVALRKWLFSIYAFLRFNTSLRQLQREIGVTYKTMHRRVERFTRALDAPRLDLVGPVEIDELYVSAGLKGRERDQESRSRGLSQRGRGRYDQDKPPIFTLVDRGTGQRYVVPAKSADESTVRLLLEEHEEESLTVYTDGFRAYDPLEDDDEFDREYVVHGDGEYADGDVHVNTCESHASLARRWLSPHRGISKDKLTQYLRAFQLRSELFRKPGRQALKHAVEATL from the coding sequence ATGATTCCGCTCGATGTGTTTAGCTCGGAATCGCTCGCAGCGGACCTGTTACAGCAGGTTCGCTGGCGTGACGGTGTTTCTTGCCCTCGCTGCCGTTCTGACCGGACGGTCAGAAACGGCAGCTATGGGGCGTTTCAACGCTATCTGTGTAAGGATTGCGACCGCACGTTCAACGATAAGACGGGCACAATCTTCGCTCACTCGAAGGTTGCGCTCCGCAAGTGGTTGTTCTCGATCTACGCGTTCTTGCGATTCAACACGAGTCTCCGGCAACTTCAGCGAGAGATCGGAGTGACCTACAAGACGATGCATCGGCGCGTCGAGCGCTTTACCAGAGCGCTCGACGCGCCTCGTCTCGATCTTGTTGGACCGGTTGAGATCGACGAACTGTACGTCTCTGCCGGACTGAAAGGCCGCGAGCGCGACCAAGAGTCGCGCTCGCGTGGACTCTCACAACGCGGACGCGGAAGGTACGATCAAGACAAGCCGCCGATCTTCACACTCGTTGACCGTGGAACTGGACAGCGATACGTCGTTCCCGCGAAATCCGCCGACGAATCGACGGTGCGACTCCTCCTTGAAGAACACGAGGAGGAGTCGCTGACCGTCTACACCGATGGATTTCGGGCATACGACCCACTAGAGGACGACGACGAGTTCGACCGCGAATACGTCGTCCACGGTGACGGCGAATACGCGGATGGAGACGTTCACGTGAACACCTGCGAGAGCCACGCGTCGCTGGCGCGACGGTGGCTCTCGCCCCATCGAGGTATCTCGAAAGACAAGTTGACACAGTATCTTCGCGCCTTCCAGCTACGCAGCGAACTCTTCAGAAAACCCGGTCGACAAGCACTCAAGCACGCTGTCGAAGCGACTCTCTGA
- a CDS encoding TVP38/TMEM64 family protein has protein sequence MDTALDRSRIWFGNTQVFASSGSRRRFFVHLLALGLAFVFVTTFVHRRFGFLTDAQALREFIRGYGILAPGVLVVLQTVQVVAAPIPGQVLAVVAGYLFGAWWGTLYNMIGITMRSTIAFWISRRYGRASVENTVHEEALNRFDAVSDDYGQLALFFFFLVPGLPDDVTCFAGGLTNIPLWQLVVLAIIGRAPAFFLVNAVGDLLGTDQFPAAVVLAVVLVVISAVGYRKRDLLTGFSEGICNG, from the coding sequence ATGGATACCGCTCTCGATCGATCGCGTATCTGGTTCGGAAACACCCAGGTCTTTGCATCATCCGGGAGCAGGCGGCGCTTCTTCGTCCATCTGCTCGCACTCGGACTCGCGTTTGTCTTCGTGACTACTTTTGTTCACCGCCGCTTCGGATTCCTGACCGATGCGCAGGCCTTGCGTGAGTTCATTCGGGGGTACGGGATCTTGGCGCCCGGCGTACTCGTTGTTCTCCAAACAGTCCAGGTCGTCGCTGCACCGATTCCTGGACAGGTTCTCGCTGTGGTCGCCGGCTATCTCTTCGGCGCATGGTGGGGAACACTCTACAACATGATCGGAATCACTATGAGAAGTACCATCGCGTTCTGGATATCCCGGCGATACGGTCGTGCGTCCGTGGAGAACACCGTCCACGAAGAGGCACTTAATCGATTCGATGCTGTCAGCGACGACTACGGCCAACTCGCGCTGTTTTTCTTCTTTCTGGTTCCAGGACTTCCGGATGACGTCACCTGTTTTGCCGGCGGACTCACCAATATCCCACTGTGGCAACTCGTCGTTCTCGCCATAATCGGACGAGCACCGGCGTTCTTCCTCGTCAACGCCGTCGGTGATCTACTTGGCACCGATCAGTTCCCGGCCGCTGTGGTGCTCGCCGTCGTGCTCGTCGTGATTTCCGCGGTCGGATATCGGAAACGCGACCTTCTCACCGGCTTTTCCGAGGGGATTTGTAACGGCTGA
- a CDS encoding universal stress protein codes for MYDTILVATDGSADANRAATHALEQAEQHDAGLHAIFVVDTDRYTEPALSSTELETIEIEDWGNQELSEIADRGEELGIAVTTQCCHGKPYLEIINYADEIDADLIVLGYHGHSHAEGEQIGSVTDRVVQNAGRPVLVAT; via the coding sequence ATGTACGATACGATTCTGGTCGCAACCGATGGTAGTGCCGATGCGAACCGCGCAGCGACACACGCGCTCGAACAGGCCGAACAGCACGACGCCGGACTCCATGCGATCTTCGTGGTCGATACCGATCGATACACCGAACCAGCCCTGAGTAGCACGGAACTGGAAACCATCGAGATCGAAGACTGGGGCAACCAGGAACTCTCGGAGATCGCCGACCGGGGCGAAGAACTCGGAATTGCGGTTACCACTCAGTGTTGTCACGGGAAGCCATATCTGGAGATCATTAATTACGCCGACGAGATCGACGCCGACCTGATCGTGCTTGGCTACCACGGGCACTCCCACGCAGAAGGGGAGCAGATCGGGAGTGTGACCGACCGTGTCGTCCAGAACGCGGGGAGACCGGTCTTGGTCGCCACCTGA
- a CDS encoding universal stress protein yields MYETILVLTDGSEGANAAAQHAVDIASRYDATLHALYVVDVRMSPISTEMDRDEVIQLIDQSDERPTTPVLDQAEEKDIPATEAIRLGVPHEIIREYIDQNDVDLVVMGTHGRTGLEHTLLGSTTERIVRTVDVPVLTVHLDPS; encoded by the coding sequence ATGTACGAAACAATTCTCGTGCTGACGGACGGTAGCGAGGGGGCGAACGCGGCTGCCCAACATGCAGTTGATATCGCGAGTAGATATGACGCGACGCTACATGCGCTCTATGTAGTCGATGTCCGAATGAGTCCTATCAGCACGGAGATGGACCGTGACGAGGTCATCCAGTTGATCGATCAATCAGACGAGAGGCCGACAACTCCGGTACTGGACCAAGCTGAGGAGAAGGATATTCCCGCGACGGAGGCGATTCGGCTCGGCGTTCCACACGAGATCATTCGTGAATACATCGATCAAAACGATGTCGATCTCGTGGTGATGGGAACGCATGGTCGGACCGGCCTCGAGCACACCCTCTTGGGCAGTACGACGGAACGGATCGTCCGCACCGTCGACGTACCAGTTTTGACGGTCCACCTCGACCCAAGCTAA
- a CDS encoding transposase has translation MSSATLQDDPSVDSFFNAVETETLALFEHLSFEFLEEFDVFAPAKTGRTRDHEPPELMRGFLHCYYKDIYGIRPVERELRNTVVWLSCGFDRPPSRDAVDRFLTDLEHVVDKVFDHLVEQAARRGLLDLTYCIDSTDVRAMPADPDASKCYDPTDDEYYYGYGCTIVSTGQKIPIGAEFTESKQAPEETAMRVTRDALAVATPIWMVGDSAYDTLDWHDHLLTAGVVPVAPYNARNADDPKDIEYRVEDRITEHGEDVQLKQSTLDETYNRRSGVERTNESVKDCGLGRTHARGRVHARAQVFLALCLRLVVAITNYERGDNPGSTVITV, from the coding sequence ATGAGTTCAGCGACCCTGCAAGATGATCCTTCGGTAGACTCGTTCTTCAATGCCGTGGAGACAGAGACGCTAGCGCTGTTCGAGCACCTCTCTTTCGAGTTTCTCGAAGAGTTCGACGTGTTCGCCCCGGCGAAGACGGGGCGAACACGAGACCACGAACCACCAGAACTGATGCGTGGCTTTCTCCACTGCTACTACAAGGACATCTACGGCATTCGTCCCGTTGAACGAGAGCTTCGGAACACGGTCGTCTGGCTGAGCTGTGGATTCGATCGACCGCCGTCGAGAGACGCGGTCGATCGCTTTCTCACCGATCTTGAACACGTCGTTGACAAGGTGTTCGACCACCTCGTCGAGCAGGCCGCCCGGCGCGGCCTGCTCGACTTGACCTACTGTATCGATTCAACAGACGTGAGGGCGATGCCCGCCGATCCAGACGCCTCAAAGTGCTACGATCCAACCGACGACGAGTACTACTACGGCTACGGCTGTACGATCGTCTCGACCGGGCAAAAGATCCCGATCGGAGCGGAGTTCACCGAGAGTAAGCAAGCGCCAGAAGAGACGGCGATGCGCGTCACGCGTGACGCGCTCGCCGTCGCCACACCGATCTGGATGGTCGGTGACAGCGCCTACGACACGCTCGACTGGCACGACCACCTGCTGACCGCAGGGGTCGTGCCAGTCGCTCCATACAACGCCCGGAACGCTGATGACCCGAAAGACATTGAGTACAGGGTCGAAGACCGCATCACCGAACACGGCGAGGACGTTCAGTTGAAGCAGTCCACGTTGGATGAGACGTACAACCGCCGTAGTGGAGTCGAACGAACCAACGAATCAGTGAAGGACTGCGGCCTCGGGCGAACGCACGCCCGAGGCCGCGTCCACGCACGGGCGCAGGTATTTCTCGCCCTGTGCCTTCGCCTCGTCGTCGCAATCACCAACTACGAACGTGGAGACAATCCGGGAAGTACCGTGATCACGGTGTGA
- a CDS encoding glutathione S-transferase N-terminal domain-containing protein: MQMLELYRLPGCPYCAKVERKLDELGLEYEQHNVLPFRFLRFEVKSISGQAGVPVLVDPEHGIDGMAESDDIVEYLEETYN, encoded by the coding sequence ATTCAGATGCTGGAACTCTATCGCCTCCCTGGCTGTCCCTACTGTGCGAAAGTGGAGCGGAAGCTCGACGAGCTAGGCCTCGAGTACGAACAGCACAACGTCCTCCCGTTTCGATTCCTCCGCTTCGAGGTCAAATCAATCAGCGGCCAAGCAGGTGTTCCCGTCCTCGTTGACCCAGAACATGGTATTGACGGAATGGCCGAGAGTGACGACATCGTCGAGTATCTCGAAGAGACGTACAACTGA
- a CDS encoding IS5 family transposase, producing MSKISRFTSKAVTLDKNAVDGRGEVAAPEGGGGFADYALVSLHCLRVYLDASYRDALDWLSEMPQILGEIGLEEDDLPDHSTLVKAFDRFQMKIWRVLLRLSSELHDLSGHAAIDATFFDRENASKHYCRRTNYRVQTLKTTALVDTETQAIRDIHCTTEKRHDTQLGWQVACRNAGDLTSLAADKGYDWMALREKLREEGVRPLIKHRLFRPIDHAHNARVDGPRYRQRSMCETVFSSIKRTLGNAVRARTWFREFRELVLMCIVHNIKQAVDP from the coding sequence ATGTCGAAAATCTCCCGCTTCACGAGCAAAGCAGTCACGTTGGATAAAAATGCTGTTGATGGACGAGGCGAAGTCGCCGCCCCCGAAGGGGGTGGCGGCTTCGCCGATTACGCACTCGTTTCCCTCCACTGTCTGCGGGTTTACCTCGATGCGTCGTACCGTGACGCCTTGGACTGGCTGAGCGAGATGCCACAAATTCTCGGGGAGATCGGCCTCGAAGAGGACGATCTCCCTGATCACTCGACGCTAGTGAAGGCATTCGATAGGTTCCAGATGAAGATCTGGCGAGTGCTGCTCCGACTCTCGTCGGAGCTGCACGACCTCTCGGGTCACGCCGCTATCGACGCGACGTTCTTCGACCGTGAAAACGCGAGCAAACATTACTGCCGTCGGACGAATTATCGCGTTCAAACACTCAAAACAACCGCTCTCGTCGACACAGAGACTCAAGCCATCCGTGACATTCACTGTACGACCGAGAAACGTCACGACACACAACTCGGCTGGCAGGTCGCCTGCCGCAACGCAGGCGACCTGACCAGCCTCGCCGCCGACAAAGGTTACGACTGGATGGCGTTACGCGAAAAACTTCGAGAAGAGGGCGTGAGACCGCTGATTAAGCACCGACTCTTCCGGCCCATCGACCACGCGCACAACGCGCGGGTCGATGGGCCTCGCTACCGCCAGAGATCGATGTGTGAGACCGTCTTCTCGTCGATCAAGCGCACGCTCGGCAACGCCGTGCGTGCGCGAACCTGGTTCCGTGAATTTCGTGAACTCGTTTTGATGTGTATCGTTCACAACATCAAGCAAGCTGTAGACCCGTGA
- a CDS encoding IS4 family transposase — protein sequence MRRLTTLFPSEFLEEHAEELGVVERNRKTQMPALVWSFVFGFAAGESRTLAGFRRSYNATADEPLSPGGFHQRLTPTFAEYLRDLVEHGLDEVAVPDAVDADIDRFRDVMIADGTVLRLHEFLSDEFQARHEEQAGAKLHLLHNATDETIERIDVTDEKTHDSTLFKTGSWLQGRLVLLDLAYFKYRRFALIDENDGYFVSRLKKSANPVITEELREWRGRAIPLEGKQIHDVVDDLSRKYIDVEVEAEFKRGQYEGTRSLDTKQFRVVGVRDEDADDYHLYITNLPRDEFFPEDLATLYRCRWEVETLFRELKTQYELDEFDTSDPDVVKILLYAALLSLLVSRELLDLVTEQADDEIVFPPERWAATFRSHAQLILHELGEYLGYSPPPLLERLIEDAQKIHQQRTILQETLATATQPRCEV from the coding sequence ATGCGTCGACTCACTACGCTTTTTCCATCTGAGTTCCTCGAAGAGCACGCCGAGGAACTCGGCGTGGTCGAACGCAACAGGAAAACACAGATGCCCGCCCTCGTGTGGTCGTTCGTGTTCGGCTTCGCCGCAGGCGAGAGCCGAACACTCGCTGGATTCCGTCGCAGCTACAACGCTACCGCCGATGAACCGCTCTCTCCCGGCGGATTCCATCAGCGGTTGACGCCGACGTTTGCGGAGTATCTGCGCGACCTCGTCGAGCACGGCCTCGACGAGGTCGCTGTTCCCGACGCTGTTGACGCTGATATCGACCGATTCAGGGACGTGATGATCGCTGATGGAACGGTGTTGCGGTTGCACGAGTTTCTCTCTGATGAGTTCCAAGCCCGTCACGAGGAGCAGGCTGGAGCGAAGCTCCACCTGCTCCACAACGCCACCGATGAGACGATTGAACGGATCGACGTGACAGACGAGAAAACGCACGACAGCACGCTGTTCAAGACAGGTTCGTGGCTACAAGGACGGCTGGTGTTGCTTGATCTGGCGTACTTCAAGTACCGCCGGTTCGCGTTGATCGACGAGAATGACGGCTACTTCGTGAGTCGGCTGAAGAAGAGCGCGAACCCGGTGATAACGGAGGAATTACGGGAATGGCGCGGGCGCGCCATTCCCTTGGAGGGCAAGCAGATCCACGATGTAGTCGATGATCTCTCGCGGAAGTATATCGACGTAGAGGTCGAAGCGGAGTTCAAGCGAGGCCAGTACGAGGGAACGCGCTCGCTGGATACGAAGCAATTCCGCGTCGTCGGCGTCCGCGATGAGGACGCCGACGACTACCATCTGTACATCACGAATCTGCCGCGAGATGAGTTCTTCCCAGAGGATCTAGCAACGTTGTATCGGTGTCGTTGGGAAGTAGAAACCCTGTTTCGTGAACTGAAGACGCAGTACGAGTTGGACGAGTTCGACACAAGCGACCCGGATGTAGTGAAAATTCTGCTGTATGCGGCGTTGCTGTCACTGCTGGTGAGCCGTGAGCTGTTGGATCTGGTTACCGAGCAGGCTGACGACGAGATCGTGTTTCCACCGGAACGCTGGGCGGCGACCTTCCGGTCGCACGCCCAGCTTATCCTCCACGAACTTGGTGAGTATCTCGGCTACTCGCCACCGCCGTTGCTGGAGCGGCTGATCGAGGATGCCCAGAAGATCCACCAGCAACGAACGATACTCCAAGAGACGCTCGCTACCGCTACGCAACCGAGGTGTGAGGTCTAA
- a CDS encoding AbrB/MazE/SpoVT family DNA-binding domain-containing protein codes for MGRSEERKVGERGQVIIPKELREKFDIHGGIRL; via the coding sequence ATGGGCCGCAGCGAGGAGCGCAAGGTCGGAGAACGCGGGCAAGTCATCATCCCTAAGGAGCTCCGAGAGAAGTTCGACATTCACGGAGGCATCCGTCTTTAG
- a CDS encoding PIN domain-containing protein: MTVYVETDFLLALAKDTDWLQESAEAALDEHEVETSAFSYLELVLARERYEFDYVPLVANLLELVPVRDEEEKQVVLKAVNYYDEGMTPFDAFHAATAETRRLDVLSSEKDYENIEVSRVPLEPTDEQEE, encoded by the coding sequence ATGACGGTGTACGTCGAAACGGACTTTCTTCTTGCCCTCGCGAAAGACACCGATTGGCTACAGGAGTCGGCAGAAGCCGCGCTTGACGAACACGAAGTCGAAACGTCGGCGTTCTCGTATCTCGAACTCGTCCTCGCTCGGGAACGTTACGAGTTCGATTACGTTCCGCTCGTGGCCAATCTGCTCGAATTAGTTCCCGTCCGTGACGAGGAGGAGAAGCAGGTGGTTCTCAAAGCCGTAAACTACTACGACGAGGGAATGACGCCTTTCGACGCGTTCCACGCCGCAACTGCAGAAACCCGAAGACTAGACGTGCTCTCCTCGGAGAAAGATTACGAGAATATTGAGGTTTCGAGGGTCCCGTTGGAACCAACCGATGAGCAGGAAGAGTGA
- a CDS encoding AbrB/MazE/SpoVT family DNA-binding domain-containing protein — translation MSAETDKQGRLYIPKEVREKYGERYHIVTYEDRIELIPVADDPLAAVRAAAGELRDASVEEIREDIEDEAKAEARSEGGR, via the coding sequence ATGTCAGCAGAGACGGACAAACAGGGCCGCCTCTACATCCCCAAAGAGGTGCGAGAAAAGTACGGGGAACGGTACCACATCGTGACCTACGAGGATAGAATCGAACTCATTCCGGTCGCAGACGACCCGCTCGCGGCTGTCCGCGCAGCGGCAGGTGAGCTCCGTGATGCTTCTGTCGAAGAGATACGAGAGGATATCGAGGACGAAGCGAAGGCGGAAGCTCGGAGTGAGGGCGGTAGATGA
- a CDS encoding DUF7342 family protein produces MTDESGAELWKEHQSAFDRVRAVAITVSEPKPADWIAEQAHVAGNTARDHLQRLVEMNVLRTTTGGTATQYEPDPLYTRMQALRDLLDNRTRDDLLELRGDLQEQVEEWQTEYDADSPSDLRKQAAHTDTAETTREMRQTANDWDILAYRLQLVEDAIEHYSDYAGSTPAPA; encoded by the coding sequence ATGACCGATGAATCAGGGGCCGAACTCTGGAAAGAGCACCAGAGCGCCTTTGACCGCGTGCGCGCAGTCGCCATTACAGTTTCCGAGCCCAAGCCGGCTGACTGGATTGCAGAGCAGGCCCACGTCGCGGGAAATACTGCGCGCGACCATCTCCAGCGCCTCGTCGAGATGAACGTTCTCCGAACCACTACCGGAGGAACCGCAACCCAGTACGAGCCCGACCCGCTCTACACGCGAATGCAAGCCCTCCGCGACCTCCTCGACAACCGGACCCGCGACGACCTTCTCGAACTGCGTGGCGACCTACAGGAGCAGGTCGAGGAGTGGCAGACTGAGTATGACGCAGATTCACCGAGTGACCTTCGCAAGCAGGCGGCACATACCGATACCGCCGAGACAACGCGAGAGATGCGCCAGACGGCGAACGACTGGGACATCCTCGCGTATCGTCTCCAGCTTGTAGAGGACGCTATCGAACACTATTCTGACTACGCTGGAAGTACCCCGGCACCTGCCTGA
- a CDS encoding IS630 family transposase (programmed frameshift): MPRTKQYVVDLSADERAELEAMLAAGTHKTRVLTRARCLLHADDGLTDKQVSQAVGCHPGTVGRIRKRYVEDGLAAINRREADRVYERKLDGREEAHLIALACSDPPEGRSRWSLHLLAEHLVALNEIDVESISHETVRQVLKKHGLHPHRSESWVIKPEHNAAFVCRMEDLLDLYHEPYDPVRPVVCFDESNKALHKHVRDPLPARPGAVARYDYTYERNGTRNLFMMSEPLVGWRHVEVTKRRRKQEFVQQMQTLSDEHYPDAECIRVVLDNLDTHKAYAFYEFLPPKEARRLLGKLEFHFTPKHGSWLNMAEIEFSALTTECLDRRIPDAATLRAEVAAWERTRNEDNSAIDWQFTTEDARIKLRQLYPTNHA; encoded by the exons ATGCCACGAACCAAACAGTACGTTGTCGATCTGTCTGCCGATGAACGAGCTGAACTCGAAGCGATGCTAGCGGCTGGAACGCACAAAACACGCGTTCTCACGCGTGCACGGTGTCTCTTGCACGCCGATGACGGCTTGACTGACAAGCAGGTCAGTCAAGCCGTCGGCTGTCACCCCGGCACGGTTGGACGCATTCGGAAACGGTACGTGGAGGACGGCCTTGCGGCGATTAATCGCCGCGAGGCCGACCGTGTCTACGAGCGTAAACTCGATGGGCGCGAAGAAGCTCACCTCATCGCATTGGCCTGTAGCGACCCACCAGAAGGACGCTCTCGCTGGTCGCTTCACCTTCTAGCCGAACACCTCGTTGCCCTCAACGAGATCGACGTCGAGTCGATCTCTCACGAAACCGTCCGACAGGTGCTAAAAAAACACG GGCTACACCCTCACCGATCAGAATCGTGGGTGATCAAACCCGAACACAACGCCGCGTTTGTCTGTCGGATGGAAGACCTCCTCGACCTCTACCACGAACCGTACGACCCAGTTCGTCCTGTCGTCTGCTTCGACGAGAGTAACAAAGCGCTTCACAAGCACGTCCGTGACCCGCTCCCGGCCCGTCCGGGAGCGGTCGCTCGGTACGACTACACCTACGAACGAAACGGCACACGGAACCTCTTCATGATGAGTGAACCGCTCGTTGGCTGGCGACACGTCGAGGTGACAAAACGCCGTCGCAAGCAAGAATTCGTCCAGCAGATGCAGACACTTTCCGATGAGCACTACCCGGATGCCGAGTGCATCCGGGTGGTGCTCGACAACCTCGATACGCACAAAGCCTACGCGTTCTACGAATTTCTCCCACCGAAGGAAGCACGCCGTCTGCTTGGGAAGCTAGAGTTCCATTTCACGCCCAAACACGGTAGCTGGCTCAACATGGCCGAAATAGAGTTCAGCGCACTCACTACCGAATGCCTCGATCGTCGTATTCCCGACGCAGCGACCCTCCGTGCGGAGGTAGCTGCGTGGGAGCGCACTCGAAATGAGGATAACTCGGCCATCGACTGGCAGTTCACCACCGAGGACGCACGTATCAAACTCCGTCAGCTATATCCAACAAATCACGCTTGA
- a CDS encoding ATP-binding protein, whose translation MLTLARQGETVGETTRVAGPNFVESCWELSGADSATVELVDSFDLFGDRSRLRYVFENLLRNTVEHGPDDVTVHVGRTGEGLYVEDEGLSIPIDKHETVYQPSHSSASGGTGFGLSIVRRIAEAHESDVDITERSAGGS comes from the coding sequence ATGCTGACGCTTGCGCGACAAGGCGAGACAGTGGGCGAGACAACACGGGTTGCAGGCCCTAATTTCGTCGAGAGTTGCTGGGAGTTATCGGGAGCTGACAGCGCCACAGTCGAACTCGTTGATTCGTTCGATCTGTTCGGTGACCGGTCACGGCTCCGGTACGTCTTTGAGAACCTCCTTCGAAACACGGTCGAGCACGGCCCTGACGACGTCACTGTCCATGTCGGCCGGACCGGTGAGGGCCTCTACGTAGAGGACGAGGGACTGAGTATTCCCATAGACAAGCACGAGACCGTGTACCAGCCAAGTCACTCTTCGGCGTCCGGCGGGACAGGGTTTGGACTCAGTATTGTCCGCCGGATCGCTGAGGCACACGAGTCGGACGTGGACATCACCGAGCGTTCTGCTGGCGGTTCCTGA
- a CDS encoding PAS domain-containing response regulator: MRITVQRRQADCRTRILHVDDDPAFTDLTATFLQGESDQIGIETATSPTQALEAFDLAAFDCVVSDFDMPGQNGIEFLRTVRTRHPDLPFILYTGKGSEDVASDAISAGVTDYLQKGLGTEQYELLANRVQNAVSQYRAETQVAEVESRLRDLTEATSDLLWMFDSDWEELLYINSAYEDIWGYPVDDLFDDPRSFLDQVHPADRNDVEAAMATASDGKRVDIEYRVTPAEGTHRWVWVQATPIADGSGTVTRIAGFGRDITGRKRRERHAARTATVLETVVDELSTGVLVENIDREIIVANDALCGLFGVPASCDDLIGRDCAQAAAELQGLFADPDRFVDRIEELLDRREPVHGERFQLADGRTLERDYIPYTLPKGAANLWLYRDTTDQSSDERR; the protein is encoded by the coding sequence GTGAGGATCACCGTCCAGCGCCGACAGGCCGACTGCCGGACTCGGATCCTCCACGTCGACGACGACCCCGCGTTCACCGATCTGACCGCGACGTTTCTCCAAGGGGAGTCCGATCAGATTGGTATCGAGACGGCGACGAGCCCGACGCAGGCACTCGAGGCGTTCGACCTCGCGGCGTTTGACTGCGTCGTCTCGGACTTCGACATGCCCGGGCAGAACGGCATCGAGTTTCTCCGGACGGTCCGGACCCGACACCCCGATCTGCCGTTCATTCTGTACACGGGGAAGGGGAGCGAGGACGTCGCGAGCGACGCGATCTCCGCCGGCGTCACCGATTACCTCCAGAAGGGGCTCGGCACGGAGCAGTATGAGTTGCTGGCCAACCGCGTCCAGAACGCGGTTTCGCAATACCGTGCCGAGACGCAGGTCGCCGAAGTCGAGTCACGGCTTCGAGACCTGACCGAGGCGACGTCGGACCTGCTCTGGATGTTCGACAGCGACTGGGAGGAATTGCTCTACATCAACTCCGCGTACGAGGACATCTGGGGATACCCTGTCGACGACCTGTTCGACGACCCACGGAGCTTTCTCGACCAAGTCCATCCGGCGGATCGGAACGACGTCGAGGCGGCGATGGCCACCGCCTCGGACGGCAAACGGGTCGACATCGAGTACCGGGTCACACCCGCCGAGGGGACACACCGGTGGGTGTGGGTGCAGGCCACCCCGATCGCCGACGGCAGCGGGACCGTCACACGAATCGCCGGCTTCGGGCGTGACATCACCGGGCGGAAACGCCGCGAGCGACACGCCGCACGGACGGCCACGGTACTGGAGACGGTCGTCGACGAACTGTCGACCGGCGTCCTCGTCGAGAACATCGACCGGGAGATCATCGTGGCGAACGACGCGCTCTGTGGCCTGTTCGGTGTGCCTGCCTCGTGTGACGACCTCATCGGTCGCGATTGTGCGCAGGCGGCCGCGGAATTGCAGGGCCTCTTCGCCGACCCCGACCGGTTCGTCGACCGGATCGAGGAGCTCCTCGACCGACGAGAACCTGTGCACGGTGAGCGGTTCCAGCTGGCAGACGGTCGGACCCTCGAGCGCGATTATATCCCATACACGCTCCCCAAGGGCGCGGCGAACCTGTGGCTCTACCGCGACACGACGGACCAGTCGAGCGACGAACGGCGCTGA